In one window of Deltaproteobacteria bacterium DNA:
- a CDS encoding peptidase M23, which yields MPKNRRIPRHKPYVHRSRTRSIVSRAVLSFTVILGAAVMGFVLFFHFLYPKETQSSIDRDTREQTIWRESATEATSSHAIAIGDTDLGHLPEAEYPREPEITRMTGTIKSGDSPSTLLEGHLGLGEIYSLCDESKDVYSLSNLKAGQPWTMIYSDSALIGLEYEIDDKERLVVSMTDSGYQFRREPIPYDTETKTVAGTIESSLFGAVHGAGEDDELAIRMAKVFAYDVDFVRDLRTGDSFRVIIEKRSRDGKFHGYGELKAASFTNQGQTFYAFHYTDKKGNNAYYDQNGRPLRKAFLKAPLPFTRISSGYSMSRMHPILKYRRPHQGIDYAAPTGTPISTVADGIIAEAAFNNSQGRYVRVIHSNGYETIYNHMSKFGKNAKKGARVKQGEVIGYVGSTGYATGPHLDFRMKQNGKLINPLQLKMLPAEPIAAKEMPSFKALVAQYKAQLHDPVKTAALQSPATPKQ from the coding sequence ATGCCAAAAAATAGACGCATTCCCCGCCACAAACCCTACGTTCACCGCTCAAGAACCCGCTCCATCGTTTCCCGGGCCGTGCTTTCCTTCACGGTTATCCTGGGCGCCGCCGTCATGGGTTTCGTGCTTTTTTTCCATTTTCTTTACCCCAAGGAAACGCAATCGAGCATTGACCGCGATACGCGGGAACAAACCATATGGCGGGAATCAGCCACCGAGGCCACCAGCAGCCACGCCATCGCCATTGGCGACACCGACCTCGGACATCTGCCCGAAGCCGAATACCCCAGGGAACCGGAAATCACCCGCATGACCGGAACCATCAAAAGCGGTGATTCTCCCTCCACCCTGCTCGAAGGGCATCTGGGCCTTGGTGAAATCTATTCGCTGTGCGACGAAAGCAAGGATGTTTATTCCCTGAGCAACCTCAAGGCCGGCCAGCCCTGGACCATGATCTACTCCGACAGCGCGCTCATTGGCCTGGAATATGAAATCGACGACAAGGAACGCCTTGTCGTTTCCATGACCGATTCCGGCTACCAATTCCGTCGCGAACCCATTCCCTACGACACGGAGACAAAAACCGTGGCCGGCACCATTGAAAGCAGCCTGTTCGGCGCGGTGCACGGCGCGGGAGAAGACGACGAACTGGCGATTCGCATGGCCAAGGTCTTTGCCTATGATGTCGACTTTGTGCGCGACCTACGCACGGGGGACAGCTTCCGGGTCATCATCGAAAAACGCTCCCGTGACGGAAAATTTCACGGTTACGGCGAACTCAAGGCCGCCAGCTTCACCAATCAGGGGCAAACCTTCTACGCCTTTCATTACACGGATAAAAAAGGAAACAACGCCTATTACGATCAAAATGGCCGTCCCCTGCGCAAAGCATTCCTCAAGGCGCCCCTGCCCTTCACCCGCATCTCCTCCGGGTATTCCATGAGCCGCATGCACCCCATTCTCAAATACCGACGCCCGCACCAGGGCATCGACTATGCCGCGCCAACCGGAACCCCCATAAGCACAGTGGCCGACGGAATCATCGCCGAAGCGGCCTTCAACAATTCCCAGGGCCGTTATGTGCGGGTCATTCACAGCAACGGTTACGAAACCATCTACAATCACATGAGCAAATTCGGAAAAAACGCCAAAAAAGGGGCGCGGGTCAAACAGGGCGAGGTCATTGGCTATGTGGGCAGCACGGGATACGCCACGGGACCGCATCTGGACTTCAGGATGAAACAAAACGGCAAGCTGATCAATCCGCTCCAGCTCAAAATGCTTCCCGCCGAACCAATAGCCGCCAAGGAAATGCCCTCGTTCAAGGCGCTGGTGGCACAATATAAAGCGCAATTGCATGATCCAGTCAAAACGGCGGCGCTCCAATCACCCGCCACCCCAAAACAATAG
- a CDS encoding cation transporter, producing the protein MPRRALDYAYLSIAASLLTMALKFGAFFLTGSVGLFSDAVESVVNLTAGLIALLAIVQAQRPADHSHAYGHGKVEYFSSGAEGILICFAAVGIAYASVQRFLYPRPIESLGWGLAVAAIAGAVNLGAALVMLRAAKEFDNIVLEADARHLLTDVWTSVGLVAALGVMLFAPPSWRILDPALGLIMSVNIIWTGVALVRRSVAGLMDEGLPKAELERIAQVILCVGGPEAGFHALRTRKSGAVRFVDFHLLLPGAMTVQQSHDVCCAIEKELGALWPRTQTTIHVEPCEDYASFDGWKVGGLCNGRLIGQKGPRSPGISRK; encoded by the coding sequence ATGCCTCGTCGCGCCCTCGATTACGCGTATCTGTCCATTGCCGCGTCCCTGTTGACCATGGCCCTCAAGTTCGGGGCCTTTTTTCTGACCGGATCGGTGGGCCTTTTTTCCGATGCAGTGGAATCCGTGGTCAATCTGACGGCCGGGCTTATCGCGTTGTTGGCCATTGTCCAGGCCCAGCGCCCGGCCGATCACAGTCATGCCTATGGCCATGGCAAGGTGGAGTATTTTTCCAGCGGCGCCGAGGGGATTTTGATTTGCTTCGCGGCCGTGGGCATCGCCTATGCTTCTGTCCAGCGTTTTTTGTATCCACGGCCCATTGAGTCCCTGGGGTGGGGCCTTGCCGTGGCCGCGATCGCCGGGGCGGTCAACTTGGGGGCCGCCCTGGTCATGCTCCGCGCCGCCAAGGAGTTCGACAACATTGTGCTCGAGGCCGACGCCCGGCATCTCCTGACCGACGTCTGGACCTCGGTCGGCTTGGTGGCGGCGCTGGGCGTCATGCTCTTCGCGCCGCCGTCTTGGCGGATTTTGGACCCAGCCTTGGGTCTGATCATGTCCGTCAATATTATCTGGACGGGTGTCGCGCTGGTCCGGCGATCCGTGGCCGGTCTCATGGACGAAGGATTGCCGAAGGCTGAATTGGAGCGCATCGCCCAGGTCATCCTCTGTGTTGGTGGTCCGGAGGCCGGATTCCACGCCTTGCGCACGCGTAAATCCGGGGCCGTGCGCTTCGTGGATTTTCATCTTTTGTTGCCGGGCGCCATGACCGTGCAGCAGTCACATGATGTGTGCTGCGCCATCGAGAAGGAGCTCGGCGCCTTGTGGCCACGGACCCAAACCACCATTCATGTCGAGCCATGCGAGGATTACGCGTCTTTCGACGGCTGGAAAGTCGGGGGCTTGTGCAACGGGCGTCTGATCGGTCAGAAGGGGCCGCGCAGCCCGGGTATATCCCGAAAATAA
- a CDS encoding diguanylate cyclase, protein MSQSRSKQTVLIVDDEPFNIQTLELVLGDEHNLTYATSGHMALEMAQAEPRPDLILMDIVMPDLDGFEVCKRLKENTRTHNIPIIFLTAKWETSEEAKGLELGAVDYIRKPFSPPIIRARIRNHLELKKNRDLLENLSTLDGLTNIPNRRRFDEVFTLEWRRAVRSGLPISLLFIDIDHFKNYNDHYGHLAGDDCLKAVSRVLQSSLGRTADFVARFGGEEFIILLPDTGENGCRHLAETIRAAVENLNIEHQASPLTPHLTVSVGAVTCVAVDTITQEDLLDAADRLLYQAKQDGRNRVSFQLMR, encoded by the coding sequence TTGTCCCAGTCCCGCAGCAAACAGACCGTGTTGATCGTGGACGACGAACCCTTCAACATTCAGACCCTGGAATTGGTTCTCGGAGATGAACACAATCTGACCTACGCCACCAGTGGGCACATGGCCTTGGAAATGGCTCAAGCCGAACCTCGGCCGGATCTGATCCTGATGGATATCGTCATGCCGGATCTGGATGGCTTCGAAGTTTGCAAGCGCTTGAAGGAAAATACCAGAACCCACAACATCCCGATCATATTCTTGACCGCCAAATGGGAAACAAGCGAGGAAGCCAAAGGGCTCGAACTTGGAGCCGTGGACTATATCCGCAAGCCATTCAGTCCGCCCATTATCCGCGCCCGGATCAGAAACCATCTGGAGCTTAAAAAAAACCGGGATCTCCTGGAAAATCTATCCACCCTCGACGGATTGACAAATATCCCCAATCGCCGGCGCTTCGATGAAGTTTTCACGCTGGAATGGCGACGGGCAGTCCGCTCCGGTCTCCCGATCTCCTTGCTCTTTATCGATATCGACCATTTCAAGAACTACAACGACCACTACGGCCATCTCGCCGGCGACGACTGCCTCAAGGCCGTGTCCCGTGTTCTCCAATCATCCCTGGGCCGCACGGCGGACTTCGTGGCCCGTTTTGGCGGCGAGGAATTCATCATCCTCTTGCCCGACACCGGAGAAAACGGATGTCGCCACCTGGCGGAAACCATCCGCGCGGCGGTGGAAAATCTGAACATCGAGCATCAAGCCTCGCCCCTGACCCCGCACCTGACCGTCTCCGTCGGCGCGGTAACCTGCGTTGCCGTCGACACCATCACCCAGGAAGATCTCCTCGACGCGGCGGACCGCCTCCTTTACCAGGCGAAACAAGACGGGCGGAACCGTGTCTCCTTCCAGCTTATGAGGTGA
- a CDS encoding M20 family metallo-hydrolase: MLHRILACIDTSENELLRLQRDLVAIPALGPSNGGQGEFEKIAYLHEYAKKFSGLDITTIEAPDHRVPSGIRPSLVIRRPGSSPRTLWLIAHTDVVPVGDLNLWSGDPFVLRRDGDIIRGRGVEDNHQGMVSALLLLRALDLTHATPPLSLGIVLAADEETGNAFGMEHILTHHGHHFAPDDLIVIPDFGTPGGDAIEVAEKSVLWLSFTVQGKQCHASTPDQGVNSLTACADLILELEKLRDRFNLHDPLFSPPVSTFVPTKKEANVSNINTLPGQDVFALDCRVLPAYPLDEVEAAVRQV, encoded by the coding sequence ATGCTCCATCGCATCCTCGCATGCATCGACACCAGTGAAAACGAACTTCTTCGCCTCCAGCGCGACCTCGTGGCCATCCCGGCCTTGGGACCCAGCAACGGAGGCCAGGGCGAATTCGAAAAAATAGCGTATCTCCACGAATACGCGAAAAAATTCAGTGGGCTGGACATCACGACCATCGAGGCTCCGGACCATCGCGTACCAAGTGGAATCCGCCCAAGCCTCGTTATCAGACGTCCGGGGAGCTCACCCAGGACCCTATGGCTCATCGCGCACACGGATGTCGTTCCCGTGGGCGACCTGAACCTGTGGTCGGGAGATCCGTTCGTCCTCCGCCGGGATGGAGATATCATCCGGGGCAGGGGCGTGGAAGACAACCACCAGGGCATGGTCAGCGCCCTATTGCTTCTGCGCGCCCTGGATTTAACCCACGCCACGCCACCCCTGTCCCTGGGCATTGTTCTGGCCGCGGACGAGGAAACCGGCAACGCGTTCGGAATGGAGCATATCCTAACACATCATGGCCACCACTTTGCCCCGGACGATCTGATCGTCATTCCCGACTTCGGCACGCCCGGGGGAGATGCCATCGAAGTGGCCGAAAAAAGCGTGCTCTGGCTCTCGTTCACGGTCCAGGGCAAGCAATGCCACGCATCCACTCCGGACCAGGGCGTCAACTCGCTGACGGCTTGCGCCGATCTGATCCTGGAGCTGGAAAAACTTCGGGACCGCTTCAATCTGCACGATCCGCTTTTTAGTCCTCCTGTCTCCACGTTTGTCCCGACCAAGAAAGAAGCCAATGTCTCCAATATCAACACGCTGCCAGGTCAGGATGTTTTTGCCTTGGATTGCCGGGTGCTGCCCGCCTATCCCTTGGACGAGGTCGAAGCCGCCGTCCGCCAGGTC
- a CDS encoding pyruvate, water dikinase, with the protein MDLLQKFKNFFQASPRAQAATDHDEQNEIFKARYQAFRRLLAANNACLDTMTELEEAARGRRHFGMHFLRSRVTTITAKVMVIVDSLLFLAPDKYAALRDVLQKIQEALLKELGQRPATRCTEFILDLSEITAEDMDIVGGKTANLGELRNRLNMLVPDGFAITAHAYATFMQKSGLWDQINCLVLGHPMASYFAASRPSSEIPDPEDDASEHSITLLELCAKIRGMVLEAEVPSELKQAILQAHDRLRAREGREINVALRSSALGEDSARTSFAGQYKSLLNLNRDSLMEGYKEVVASKYSPHAMTYRYMRGIRDDDVMMCVGCLSMVTSRAGGVAYTVNPLDVLDTNIHITSAWGMAKGVVDGTAATDHFTVVKADPPRIATQDISRKASCLACSEVEGVCRVSVDPKLCEAWTIEPAQVLELACTAMRIENHYGCPQDIEWAFTPNLRLFLLQTRPLEVSQTSVTTTAPPTECQPIIRGGVAASPGVAHGVAHIVKKDVDLLLVPPKAILVSVEASPKWAAVLPRCQGIVSEQGSAAGHLANVAREFGIPALFGVKDATKKLAPGAEITMDSNNCAVYAGRQDILPDCLEEAPSPMKDSPVFQTLERLNEHIVPLNLIDPDAVNFTASNCRTLHDITRFCHEKAVQEMFIFGRDHDFSPRSSKQLKTIVPMQWWIINLEDGFYQEIQGPMVPLDNIASIPMLALWRGIIAFPWDGPPSLDGRGFLSVLFQATANRNLEPGMASDFANKNYFMISKHFCNLQSRFGFHFTSVEALAGPRPRENYIRFQFKGGAADLQRRVRRAHFVGEILDEFDFQTQIREDALFARLDDCDQEFIEKHLEILGHILMHTRQLDMIMSRDDVVQFYKNRILNQLHQLMKDQTPSV; encoded by the coding sequence ATGGATTTGCTGCAAAAATTCAAAAATTTCTTTCAGGCTTCGCCGCGCGCCCAAGCTGCCACGGATCACGATGAGCAAAATGAGATTTTCAAAGCCCGGTATCAAGCTTTCCGGCGCCTCCTGGCCGCGAACAACGCCTGCCTCGACACCATGACCGAACTGGAGGAAGCCGCCAGGGGCCGACGCCATTTTGGGATGCACTTCCTTCGTTCGCGCGTGACCACCATCACGGCCAAGGTCATGGTCATTGTCGACAGCCTTCTCTTTCTGGCCCCCGACAAATACGCGGCCTTGCGCGATGTCCTCCAAAAAATTCAAGAAGCCCTGCTCAAAGAGCTTGGACAAAGACCCGCGACGAGGTGCACGGAATTCATTCTCGATCTCTCGGAAATCACGGCCGAGGACATGGACATTGTCGGCGGAAAAACGGCCAATCTTGGCGAATTACGCAATCGTTTGAATATGCTGGTTCCCGACGGCTTTGCCATTACGGCCCATGCCTATGCCACATTCATGCAAAAATCCGGATTGTGGGATCAAATCAATTGTCTCGTGCTTGGTCATCCCATGGCGTCATATTTCGCCGCCAGCCGACCTTCGAGTGAAATCCCCGATCCCGAGGACGACGCAAGCGAACACTCCATCACCCTGCTTGAACTGTGCGCGAAAATACGCGGCATGGTGTTGGAAGCCGAGGTACCTTCCGAGTTGAAACAGGCTATTCTCCAAGCCCATGACCGCCTCCGCGCGCGCGAAGGACGCGAAATCAATGTCGCGCTCCGGTCAAGCGCCCTGGGCGAGGACAGCGCCAGGACATCCTTCGCCGGCCAATACAAATCCTTGCTCAACCTCAACCGCGACAGTCTGATGGAAGGCTACAAGGAAGTCGTGGCCAGCAAATACTCACCCCATGCCATGACCTACCGCTACATGCGCGGCATTCGCGACGACGATGTGATGATGTGCGTCGGATGCCTGAGCATGGTCACGTCCAGGGCCGGCGGTGTCGCCTACACGGTCAATCCCCTCGACGTCCTGGACACGAACATCCACATTACTTCGGCCTGGGGCATGGCCAAGGGCGTGGTCGACGGAACAGCGGCCACGGACCACTTCACCGTGGTCAAGGCCGACCCGCCACGCATCGCGACCCAGGATATTTCCCGCAAGGCATCCTGCCTGGCCTGCTCCGAAGTCGAGGGGGTATGCAGGGTCAGCGTGGACCCAAAATTGTGCGAAGCCTGGACTATCGAACCGGCACAGGTCCTGGAACTGGCCTGCACCGCCATGCGGATCGAGAACCATTATGGCTGCCCACAAGATATCGAATGGGCCTTCACTCCAAACCTCCGTCTTTTCCTCCTGCAGACCCGACCCTTGGAAGTTTCCCAGACCTCGGTGACAACGACCGCCCCGCCAACCGAATGCCAACCGATCATACGCGGCGGTGTCGCGGCCAGCCCCGGAGTGGCCCACGGTGTCGCGCACATCGTCAAGAAGGATGTGGATCTGCTTTTGGTTCCGCCCAAGGCCATTCTGGTATCCGTCGAAGCGTCCCCAAAATGGGCCGCTGTTCTGCCACGCTGCCAGGGCATCGTCTCCGAGCAGGGCAGCGCCGCCGGGCACCTCGCCAACGTGGCGCGGGAATTTGGCATTCCGGCCCTTTTCGGGGTCAAGGACGCCACCAAAAAACTCGCTCCGGGCGCGGAAATCACCATGGACAGCAACAATTGCGCTGTTTACGCCGGGCGTCAGGACATCCTGCCCGATTGCCTGGAGGAAGCACCATCGCCGATGAAGGACAGCCCTGTCTTTCAAACCCTGGAGCGTTTAAATGAACACATCGTCCCCCTTAATCTCATTGACCCCGACGCCGTGAACTTCACGGCCTCGAATTGCCGGACCCTGCACGACATTACCCGCTTTTGCCACGAAAAGGCCGTTCAGGAAATGTTCATCTTCGGGCGCGATCATGACTTTTCACCGCGCTCCAGCAAACAGCTCAAAACCATCGTCCCCATGCAGTGGTGGATCATCAACCTCGAAGATGGTTTTTATCAGGAAATCCAAGGCCCCATGGTCCCCTTGGACAACATCGCCTCGATTCCCATGCTCGCCTTGTGGCGTGGGATCATCGCGTTTCCCTGGGACGGCCCCCCGAGCCTCGACGGACGTGGATTCCTTTCCGTTCTGTTCCAGGCCACGGCCAACCGCAATCTCGAACCGGGCATGGCCTCGGATTTTGCCAATAAGAATTATTTCATGATTTCAAAGCATTTCTGTAATCTTCAATCGCGCTTTGGCTTCCATTTCACGTCCGTTGAAGCCTTGGCCGGTCCCCGCCCCCGGGAGAACTACATCCGCTTCCAATTCAAGGGGGGCGCCGCCGACCTGCAGCGCCGCGTCCGCCGCGCCCATTTTGTCGGAGAAATTCTTGACGAATTCGATTTTCAAACCCAGATTCGCGAGGACGCACTGTTTGCCCGCCTGGATGACTGCGACCAGGAATTCATCGAAAAACACCTGGAAATATTAGGGCATATCCTCATGCATACCCGCCAGTTGGATATGATCATGTCGCGGGATGATGTCGTCCAATTCTATAAAAACCGAATTCTGAATCAACTGCACCAGCTGATGAAGGATCAAACCCCGTCCGTGTAA
- a CDS encoding cupin domain-containing protein: MTVKIVHTTTPDAVHVDNEVAKGVTGRVVIGAADGAPNFCMRRFDVTPGGHTPRHAHVWEHEIFFHAGRGEIFRLGEWVAVGPGDAAFVPGGEEHQIRNIGPEPLVFLCLIPSGAPEI, encoded by the coding sequence ATGACGGTGAAAATTGTCCATACCACAACACCTGATGCCGTGCATGTCGACAACGAAGTGGCCAAGGGCGTGACCGGCCGGGTGGTCATCGGCGCGGCCGACGGAGCCCCGAATTTTTGCATGCGCCGTTTCGACGTGACGCCTGGGGGGCACACGCCACGGCATGCCCATGTGTGGGAACACGAGATCTTTTTCCACGCGGGTCGGGGTGAGATTTTCCGGCTCGGGGAATGGGTTGCGGTTGGCCCGGGCGACGCCGCGTTCGTGCCCGGTGGCGAAGAGCATCAGATCCGCAATATCGGGCCAGAGCCATTGGTTTTTTTGTGCCTGATCCCGTCCGGGGCTCCGGAGATCTGA
- a CDS encoding TetR/AcrR family transcriptional regulator, translating into MAVAPNKKNLLLKSAKELFSEHGYSETTFKKISERAGVALGLLTHHFGNKEKLFLTCGLDVVRELVQAIRTSIQTAQNGLDAVHLFATTYFHFAQDSRQNFMVLVRCSPFSDLKTVEDKEIMVRNFSELYEILKDCLARGVADGSIREIDPEKMTAVVFCNLVGGIRHGLLTPYGSETLFDDVIAFILHGLKP; encoded by the coding sequence ATGGCCGTCGCTCCCAACAAAAAAAACCTTCTTCTCAAGTCCGCCAAGGAACTATTCAGCGAACATGGCTATTCCGAGACCACATTCAAAAAAATCTCGGAGCGGGCGGGCGTCGCCCTGGGGCTGCTGACCCACCATTTCGGCAACAAGGAAAAACTCTTCCTCACTTGCGGCCTGGACGTCGTACGCGAATTGGTCCAGGCCATCCGGACCAGCATCCAGACCGCGCAAAACGGTCTCGACGCGGTCCATCTGTTTGCCACGACCTACTTCCATTTCGCCCAGGACTCACGCCAAAATTTCATGGTACTTGTCCGGTGTTCTCCATTCAGCGACCTCAAGACCGTCGAGGACAAGGAAATCATGGTTCGGAACTTTTCCGAACTGTACGAGATTCTCAAGGATTGCCTGGCCCGAGGCGTGGCCGACGGCTCCATCCGCGAGATCGACCCTGAAAAAATGACTGCGGTGGTGTTTTGCAACCTTGTTGGTGGTATCCGCCACGGCCTGCTCACTCCCTACGGCAGCGAAACCCTTTTCGACGACGTCATCGCCTTTATTCTTCACGGGCTCAAACCCTGA